A window from Drosophila subobscura isolate 14011-0131.10 chromosome O, UCBerk_Dsub_1.0, whole genome shotgun sequence encodes these proteins:
- the LOC117899753 gene encoding transcription termination factor 2, which produces MSSDSEEYYSNEEDEAIGSPVSVRSSHSSRQSSGGSTRNSNSGVIIDETESESGDESMRPSRAKPRHRRAVIASDSEDEDELDSRALSPSTRMSITGVRPQDLSDDSSEIDYSDEEASPGTPEKTYNEEGERADGNAPRGRQSIDGGRVSPRYSTQFVGNIEETLHSTVFPGITEEVLDDSGDSDVLILSNKETPIEISSTDDESSNNKENLSAPSPVRSPYSPRSSAGALIPKPIKSLTQPTIQTAFKQSVSPNAPRRSLIKNENGKVVTQEYHQEEMRKLMEMRTQKIEAEKLYEKVAQKLPDKGKQIKQRIDTLGRDIERKSKMMSSLIVQSSLPPVKVTTALKAPGKPHNDTPDWSDLSAAVNAIQPKYTGTQGMATFNTQKALTLDSLKDLHGSLKDCPAADVLADDPEGLKVTLMDHQKHALAWMSWREKQSPRGGILADDMGLGKTLTMISSVLACKNRQESDAEGQADSDGEEESDTKRKSVGGWTSKGRKDTHRGGTLVVCPASLLRQWEAEVESKVSRHRLTVCVHHGNNRETKAKHLRTYDIVVTTYNIVGREHKESSALFGVKWRRIILDEAHVVRNHKSQASIAVSELRGKFRWALTGTPIQNKELDIYALLKFLRCSPFDDLNTWKKWIDNKSAGGQNRLNLLMKSIMLRRTKAQLQLEGKLNSLPAKQMHKIEISLDKDEMNVYQTVMTYSRTLFAQFLFQRAEKDTDNNFIFDASKPTYNQIKDPNGAYYKLHEKFARMAGHQKEVKSHEILLLLLRLRQICCHPGLIDSMLEGEEVRSLDADDSDGESPEIDLLAQLNKLAITDVSTSPSRASSGSQGSREGNEHDEARIAKASKHVLKRSNPVFNMKRPSTKMLKVMEILKSSILKNNNDKAIIVSQWTSVLHILRDHLESDNMPTLSLNGSVPVKNRQEIVNQFNDQRNPKRILLLSLTAGGVGLNLIGANHLLLIDLHWNPQLEAQAQDRIYRVGQKKDVKIYKFVCLDTVEQRILGLQEHKLELANGVLTGTGVSSKLTIDDLKGLFGI; this is translated from the exons ATGTCCAGTGACAGTGAGGAGTATTACAGCAACGAGGAAGACGAGGCAATCGGCAGCCCTGTTTCAG TGCGGTCAAGCCACTCTTCCCGCCAAAGCAGTGGCGGGAGCACCCGCAATAGTAATTCTGGCGTAATTATTGACGAAACCGAGTCGGAGTCGGGAGATGAAAGCATGCGTCCTTCCAGGGCTAAGCCGAGGCATCGTCGTGCTGTGATCGCATCAGACAGCGAGGATGAAGATGAGTTGGACTCGCGCGCGCTATCGCCGAGCACCCGCATGAGCATTACAGGTGTACGTCCACAGGATCTGAGCGATGACTCCAGTGAGATTGACTACAGCGACGAAGAGGCGTCACCAGGTACACCTGAAAAGACCTACAACGAGGAAGGCGAGCGAGCGGACGGAAATGCCCCACGCGGTCGACAATCCATCGATGGCGGAAGAGTTTCGCCACGCTACAGCACGCAGTTTGTGGGAAACATCGAGGAGACTTTGCACTCAACAGTATTTCCAGGGATCACTGAAGAGGTACTCGATGATTCGGGTGACAGCGATGTCCTCATTTTAAGCAACAAGGAGACTCCCATTGAAATCTCAAGCACGGATGATGaaagtagcaacaacaaggaaaaCTTGTCTGCTCCGTCACCCGTGCGCAGCCCCTATTCGCCCCGCAGTAGCGCTGGAGCACTAATCCCTAAGCCCATTAAGAGCCTCACGCAGCCTACCATACAGACGGCGTTCAAACAGAGCGTCTCCCCGAATGCTCCTCGCCGTTCCCTGATTaagaatgaaaatggaaaggtTGTAACTCAAGAGTATCATCAGGAGGAGATGCGCAAGCTGATGGAGATGCGCACCCAAAAGATTGAAGCCGAAAAGCTCTATGAAAAAGTGGCCCAAAAGCTGCCGGACAAAGGCAAGCAAATCAAGCAGCGGATCGATACCTTGGGTCGGGATATTGAGCGGAAAAGTAAAATGATGAGCAGCCTTATTGTTCAGAGCAGCCTTCCACCGGTCAAGGTGACAACGGCGTTGAAGGCGCCTGGCAAGCCCCACAACGATACACCTGACTGGAGTGACCTGTCGGCAGCGGTCAACGCGATTCAACCCAAGTACACTGGAACTCAGGGAATGGCCACGTTCAACACGCAGAAAGCCTTAACGCTGGACTCCCTTAAG GATCTACATGGGTCGCTGAAGGACTGTCCTGCGGCTGACGTTCTGGCCGATGATCCAGAGGGGCTGAAGGTTACTTTAATGGATCACCAGAAGCATGCGCTGGCGTGGATGTCTTGGCGCGAGAAGCAGAGTCCACGTGGCGGTATCTTGGCCGACGACATGGGCTTGGGCAAGACCCTGACAATGATTTCATCGGTTCTCGCCTGCAAGAACCGCCAGGAGAGCGATGCTGAGGGCCAGGCGGATAGCGACGGCGAGGAAGAGAGCGACACAAAGCGGAAAAGCGTAGGTGGATGGACCTCAAAGGGCCGCAAAGATA ctCATCGCGGTGGGACCTTAGTAGTGTGCCCGGCCAGCTTGCTGCGTCAGTGGGAGGCAGAGGTCGAGTCCAAGGTCTCGCGTCATCGGTTGACCGTGTGCGTGCATCATGGCAACAACCGCgagacaaaagccaaacaccTGCGCACGTACGACATCGTGGTGACCACCTACAACATTGTGGGCAGGGAGCACAAGGAGTCGAGTGCCTTGTTTGGTGTCAAGTGGCGTCGCATCATACTGGATGAGGCCCATGTGGTGCGCAACCACAAGTCGCAGGCGTCGATCGCAGTAAGCGAACTGCGCGGCAAGTTCCGCTGGGCACTGACTGGCACACCCATACAAAACAAGGAACTAGATATCTATGCGCTTTTGAAGTTCCTTCGCTGTTCGCCGTTTGACGATCTCAACACATGGAAGAAGTGGATCGACAACAAAAGTGCTGGCGGACAGAACCGTCTCAATTTGCTGATGAAGTCCATCATGCTCAGGCGCACCAAAGCACAGTTGCAGCTGGAGGGAAAACTGAACAGCTTGCCCGCCAAGCAGATGCATAAGATTGAGATATCTCTCGACAAAGACGAGATGAATGTGTACCAGACGGTCATGACGTATTCCAGGACATTGTTTGCCCAATTCCTGTTCCAGCGCGCCGAGAAAGACACGGACAACAACTTCATTTTCGATGCCAGCAAGCCCACATACAACCAAATTAAGGATCCTAATGGAGCCTACTACAAGTTGCACGAGAAGTTCGCCAGAATGGCAGGCCACCAAAAGGAGGTGAAGTCTCACGAAAtattgctgcttctgctgcgtctGCGGCAGATATGCTGCCATCCAGGTCTGATTGATTCG ATGCTGGAAGGTGAGGAAGTTAGGAGTTTGGATGCTGACGACAGCGATGGAGAATCTCCGGAGATTGATTTACTGGCGCAGCTCAATAAGCTGGCCATTACAGACGTCTCCACTTCTCCGAGTCgggccagcagtggcagtcaAGGCAGTCGTGAGGGGAATGAACATGACGAGGCTCGCATTGCCAAGGCTTCCAAACATGTGCTAAAGCGCAGCAATCCAGTTTTCAACATGAAGCGTCCCTCAACGAAAATGCTCAAGGTGATGGAAATACTAAAGTCCTCTATTCTgaagaacaacaacgacaagGCCATTATAGTCTCGCAATGGACATCGGTGCTACACATACTGCGCGATCACTTGGAGAGTGATAATATGCCGACCCTTTCGCTGAATGGCTCCGTTCCGGTAAAGAATCGACAAGAAATCGTGAACCAGTTCAATGATCAGCGCAATCCGAAACGCATTTTGTTGCTCTCACTCACCGCTGGCGGTGTGGGCTTAAATCTGATTGGAGCCAATCATTTGTTGCTGATTGACCTGCACTGGAATCCGCAGCTCGAAGCCCAGGCCCAAGACCGCATATATCGCGTGGGTCAGAAGAAGGACGTGAAGATATATAAGTTTGTGTGCCTGGACACAGTGGAGCAGCGCATTCTGGGTTTGCAGGAGCATAAACTGGAGCTGGCCAATGGCGTCCTAACCGGCACCGGGGTTAGTTCAAAGCTAACCATTGATGACCTCAAGGGCCTGTTTGGTATTTGA
- the LOC117899757 gene encoding telomere-binding protein cav-like, translated as MSETGLPDYLEKFQAEDEERVMSMFDESEKELALKWYQHCKITPADLQRKYSAEELRELCLRTKVRVRMREHNCLWDAKERLGRRLDNRSESFINRMLIKSVVRKMVEPYTDEEVARHNLVKRSWLKKRNIMRLEVWKRERESQSDTFSGPSLVGIASQVDSAPALLELGTEQPEPEVDIFASSVVEDTGEDSVRPDALDDSQLWGIGHDGDTVSLPPESQSQQNSSVPIASQMDWVDAALQINSEGMSLVNSSLSQPILSEDYNEFGTQVAVASTQEDAP; from the exons ATGTCAGAAACAGGACTACCAGATTACCTCGAGAAGTTCCAGGCCGAGGACGAGGAGAGGGTAATGAGCATGTTCGATGAAAGCGAGAAGGAGTTAGCCCTCAAATGGTATCAGCACTGC AAGATTACCCCTGCGGATCTGCAGCGAAAGTACAGCGCGGAGGAGTTGAGGGAGCTCTGTTTGCGTACGAAAGTACGCGTCAGAATGAGAGAACACAACTGCTTATGGGACGCCAAGGAGCGGCTGGGTCGCCGCTTGGACAATCGCTCGGAGAGCTTCATCAATCGCATGCTCATCAAGTCGGTCGTCAGGAAAATGGTGGAACCGTACACTGACGAAGAAGTAGCCCGTCATAATCTCGTCAAGAGAAGCTGGCTAAAGAAGCGAAACATCATGCGACTGGAGGTTTGGAAGCGTGAACGTGAGTCCCAGTCCGACACTTTTTCTGGCCCGTCTCTGGTGGGCATTGCATCGCAAGTGGACTCGGCGCCGGCTTTGTTAGAACTGGGCACTGAGCAGCCTGAGCCGGAAGTAGATATCTTTGCTTCATCTGTTGTCGAAGACACAGGAGAAGATTCTGTGCGGCCCGACGCACTGGACGACTCGCAATTGTGGGGCATTGGGCATGATGGTGACACTGTGTCATTGCCACCAGAAAGTCAAAGTCAACAAAACAGTTCAGTTCCAATTGCGTCCCAAATGGATTGGGTGGATGCGGCCCTACAGATCAACTCGGAGGGAATGTCCTTAGTAAACAGCTCGCTATCGCAGCCAATCTTAAGTGAGGATTACAATGAATTTGGTACACAAGTGGCGGTTGCATCAACACAGGAGGATGCGCCATGA